The genomic DNA GATCCCCAGCACCCGGAAGATCGCCCCCTGGAGCGCCGGGTCGTGGATCCGGATGGAGCCGCTGGCCATCTCGTTCCCGTTGTACACCGCATCGTACGCGCGGGATCGCACCGGCTTGCGGTACAACGACTTGGCCGCATCCGTCGTGATCGTCTCGCCGGCCGCCGCCTCTAGCACCGCCGCCACGTCGTCCGCGTGCGGCATGGTGAACGGATGGTGCGCCGCCACCAGCCGGTTCGCCTCGGGGTCCCAGTCGAACGCCGGAAACTCCGTCACCCACAGCCACGCGTGCTTGGTGTCGTCCACGAGGCCGAGCTTCTTCGCGAGGTGCCGGCGAAGCTCGTCCAGCGCGGACTCCAGGCCCACGGCCACGCCCTCTGCGGGAGCCGTGCCGCGCGCGTCGTCGCTCGCCGGGTCGGCCATGCGGAAGTGGCCGACGACGGCCACCAGCAAGTCGCCGCTCTCCATCCCCGTGGCCTGAAACAGCTCGGAGGAGAGCGATTCCTCCATCGCCTTGGCGAACTGGCCGGTCAGCCCCTCGTCACCGCGCTTCACCCACAGCGCCCCCGCCGCGCCGCCGCGCTTCGCCACGTCCTGCAGCTCGTCCAGCTCCTTGCGCGAGAGGCGGGCGCCCCCGGGCACGCGGATGGCGCGGATGCGGTGCCCCGCCTCGCCCACACCCTGGAAGAGCCGGAAGTCGGCCTTCGAGAGGATGGACGTGAGGTCCGCGATGGGCAGGCCGAAGCGCAGGTCCGGCTTGTCCGTGCCGTAGCGCGCCATGGCCTCGGCGTAGGTCATCCGCGGGAACGGGGTCTCGATGTCCGCGCCCAGGCTCTCCTTCCAGATGG from Longimicrobiaceae bacterium includes the following:
- the aspS gene encoding aspartate--tRNA ligase; amino-acid sequence: MTDFATSFRTHAAGSLREEHAGADVRLAGWVHRRRDLGGLVFLDLRDRAGLVQVSFDSEWTPADVLAAARALGPEDVVQVEGRVEPRIKPNADLPSGAIEVRGTSLTIVTRAEPLPIQVYYAPEEELPSEDLRLKHRFLDLRRPELQRNLIARHNAARTARNFLSDAGFLEIETPLLTKPTPEGARDFLVPSRVHPGEFYALPQSPQLYKQLLMVSGFDRYFQIARCLRDEDLRADRQPEFTQIDAEMAFVDEDDVFRVGEGLMAAIWKESLGADIETPFPRMTYAEAMARYGTDKPDLRFGLPIADLTSILSKADFRLFQGVGEAGHRIRAIRVPGGARLSRKELDELQDVAKRGGAAGALWVKRGDEGLTGQFAKAMEESLSSELFQATGMESGDLLVAVVGHFRMADPASDDARGTAPAEGVAVGLESALDELRRHLAKKLGLVDDTKHAWLWVTEFPAFDWDPEANRLVAAHHPFTMPHADDVAAVLEAAAGETITTDAAKSLYRKPVRSRAYDAVYNGNEMASGSIRIHDPALQGAIFRVLGI